ATATTCCGTAAAACTTGAATTACAGGCTGATTTCCTAGCAGGTGTCTGGGCAAACCACAGTCAGAAATCAAATGGATGGCTGGAGCGAGGTGATTTGGAAGAAGCTTTAAATGCAGCGAATGCCATTGGTGATGATAGACTTCAAAAACAAGCAGGTGGTAGAGTCGTGCCTGATTCATTTACGCATGGAACATCAGCTCAACGCATGAAATGGTTTAGAAGAGGTTTTGAGACTGGAGATTTAAGTCAAGGAGATACATTTGGTGCTGAAAATTTATAAAATTGCTTTTACCAAATCCCAAAAACAGCTCCTATACTTTTTAAACCCAGCGTTAATGTGATCAACCATATTGCCAGGTAAAATATATTTTGGAGAGTGCTTGAGTGGAACTTACCCATAATTTTTTCCTGTGCTCCAATCCAGATAATCCAAGCAGAAATCAAGGGAAGTAAAATTCCATTTGCTAGTTGAGCGAGTGTAATTAGTTGAACCGGCTTGATACCAAAAGAAGCGAATACAAGTCCAAGTAAAAGTACTAACCCAATTGACTTTCGCATGGCAGGTGACTGAAGATCTTGATCCCAACCCATAATCCCGCAAATCACCAAACCAGCGGCTAGCGGTGCAGTGATGGAAGAGGTGAGGCCTGCAGCCAAAAAACCTATTCCCATTAAGTATTTTGCTAAAGAACCAAAAATAGGCTCTAATCCTTTCGAGACATCTAAGACATTGTTTACCACTTCACTTGTATTAGCGGCACCGACCATCAGGATAGCCATGGATACCAAACCTCCAAGGATCACTGATAGACCTATATCTTTTCGCATCCAGGAGATATCTCGGGTGCTTTTCCATTTTTTATTGGCTAGGCTGGCATACAAAAACAAGTTGTAAGGAACCACCGTTGTTCCTATAAGGGATACGATAGTTAAAAATTCTGCTGTATTCCATTGAGGAATAAAGCCGGCAAAAACTGATTTCCATTCTGGTTTTGTTAATAAAGCGGTTATTGAAAATGCCAGCGACATGAGGATAACCATGCTCACAAGAATTTTCTCGAGGCTTTTATAGTTTCCTAAGTACAGCAGGATAAATGCAATTAAACCAATTAAGAAATTTCCAGTTTGTAAATTGAAAGGACCAAAATCTAGCGTTGGCGCCTTCCAAAAAATTTCTAAACCCAAATTAGCTCCGGTAATATTTCCTGATTCGTAGGCTGCATTTCCTAGAACTATGGCTAGTAAGACTAAAATCATGGAAAAAACACGGAATAAAGGATGAGATTTTCTGCCTCGAAGCAATTGGCTTAAATCTTGTCCAGTACTTATCCCTATACGGCCTGAAATTTCCTGAAGAGCCAAAGTGGCAATAATGGAAAGTCCCAGTGCCCAAAGTAAAGAGTAATCGAAATTCACTCCGGCCAACGTACATACTGTTACTGTTCCGGGACCAATAAATGCTGCTGCAATGACAGGGCCTGGGCCGAGGTTTTTAAAAAAACTTGAAATAGACAATGTTTTGGTTTTTATGCAAAATAGAGAATTAAGAGATTTTTTGTAGATTTTAAATTTAAGCAATTGAATTGCTATCTGTTAGGAATATGATTTGGATTCAAAGAATAGTTAAATTATTTGCAACATTGGTTTTGGCCTTTGTGTTTTTTTTAATGTTGCTCTATAGAAATGATATTTCTAGTGAGGAAATTGACCAAAAGTATACGACTCCGGAATCTCATTATATCGAAGTTAATGGACAAAATGTTCACGTAAGAATTATGGGTGAGGGTGATCCCATTTTTCTGGTCCATGGAAGTTTTTCATCTCTTCATACTTGGGAGAATTGGCAAAAGCTGTTGAGTCCCTATTTTATGACCATTTCGATGGATCTCCCTGGACATGGTTTAACAGGACCCGATGAGTTGCAAAGGTATTCTATTCAGGATTACAGTCACCTAGTATTGACTTTGGCAGAAAATCTTGGTTTGGAGAAGTTTCATGTGGCAGGGAATTCAATGGGAGGAGCAGTGGCGATGCAGATGGCTTCCACCAGGCCAGATAAAATTTTAAGTTTGAATTTAATAGACGCTTCTGGAGCGCCTGTCACCTCAATCAGAAAGCTTGAGGAAACTCCAGAAGATGAGCAATACGGAATGATTTTTAAGTTGACTTCCAACCCGATATTCTCGAAAGTGCTATTAAAATGTACTCCAAAATTCCTTTTTGCAATGAATGTGAAAGAGGTCTATTTTGATGAGACGAAGATTACAGAGAGTCAAATTGAACGGTATTATGAATTGATGTTGAGAGAAGGAAACCGTCAGGCAACTTTAGACCGTATTCAATTGCCGAAGGATTATAATTTTGATTTCGAAGTCTTGAAAATGCCTACTTTGATTATGTGGGGAAAAGAAGATCATTGGATCCCTGTAAAGCAAGCCTACCTCATAGAAAAAGCAATTTCCGGTTCAAACGTGGTGATTTTTGATCAGGCAGGACATGTCCCCATGGAGGAAATTCCGACTGAAACTGTCAAGGCCTATCTTTCCTTTTTAGGTATAGAAGTACGTGAGGACTACTTTAGTGAGCCAAATTACTTGACTTATGTCCACTGATTTTATTTTGATCCTTGTAATTATTGTTCAAGCGATCGCCCTTTTTCTACTGCTATTAAAGAAAAATGGCAAGGGGGAAATTGATTTGCTGAAAAATGAATTGAAGCAGTTGAGTGAGGAAATGGAGAAAGCTTTGGCTCAGGCTAGGAGAGAGTCAAACGAAAATTTAATCACCCAGTTTCGATTAGTTTTTGATAACCAACGTGCAAGCTCCAGAGATCAAAGTGAAGCATTAAAGAGATTTGGAGAGGTTTTTAGCAAGAACGTTCAGGAGTTTAATTCACTTCAAAAGGAAAAATTCGAGGATCTCAATCGAAGACAAGAGGATTTAATGAAGACCACTGAACTTCGGCTGGAGAAGATTCGGGAAACAGTTGATGAAAAACTTCAAAAGACCTTAGAGTCTAGATTGGGCCAATCTTTTGAAATGGTTAGTAATCAGTTACAGGCAGTTCAAAAGGGTTTGGGCGAAATGCAAAGTCTTGCCAATGGAGTAGGAGATCTCAAGCGAGTTTTGAGTAATGTGAAAAGTCGAGGGGTTTTAGGAGAGTATCAATTACAGGCGATTTTAGAAAATGTTCTTACTCCAGATCAATACATTCTTAATGCGGCGATAGGTAAATCAGGCCGTGAGCGTGTGGAGTTTGCAGTCAAAATGCCTGGGAATGAGCATCAGGTTTTGCTCCCCATAGATTCAAAATTTCCTCAAGAGTCCTATCTAAGACTCGTGGATGCTTATGAGCAGGTGAATAAAAGGGAGATTGAAATAGCAAGGATGGATTTAATTAAAGCTGTGAAAAAATCTGCAGCTGATATCAGAGACAAATATATTCAAGTGCCCTATTCTACTGATTTCGCTATCCTATTTTTACCGGTAGAAAGCCTTTATGCGGAAATTCTCAGAGAGCCCGGACTTTCTCAGCAAATTCAGCAAGAGTATAAAGTCTTGGTGACTGGGCCTACAACTTTAGCTGCAATTTTAAACAGCCTTCAAATGGGCTTCAGAACTTTAGCAATTCAAAAGAGAAGTTCAGAGGTATGGCAAATTTTAGGTGCCGTCAAATCAGAATTTGGCAAATTTGAAGACCTGATAGTCAAAACCCAGAAAAAGCTTGGGGAGGCAAATTCGGAGTTGGATAAACTGGTAGGTGCAAGAACGCGTGCCATCCAAAGGAAGTTAAAAGAGGTACAGGAACTCCCAGAAGCAGAAAGCACGAAGTTACTTGAGGATTAAGTTTTTCAAATTACTTCCAGAAATAGGTAAATTTCTTCTCTAATTGTTTATCAGAAAAGTATAGATTGAGTACTTTGGAAGCTTAATCGCAAAAGAAAATGCTTATTGGCTGATAGTCATGTAGAAAGGTGTTAATTTTGCAGCTGTTTAAATCACTCGAAAGACCTCTATGGGGATGAATATCGTGATTGCCGGTGCAGGAGATATGGGATATCACCTAGCCGAGCAATTAAGCTATGACAATAAGGATATTACCTTGATCGATACCGACAGGGAAGTGTTGGAATATGTGGCGTCAAAGCTAGATGTATTGACAGTTCAGGGAGACTCTACCTCCTTTGAAATACTCCAGCAAGCAAATGTTACTCGAGCGAGTATGGTTCTTGCCGTGACTACCTCTGAAAAAACCAATATTGTGACCGCAGTACTTGCGAAGCAATTAGGTGCAAAGCGTGTGATGGCCAGAGTGAGGAACCATTCTTATCTCAATGCAGAAAATGTAAACTATTTCAAAAACCTTGGAATAGATAACCTGATTTCCCCAACCATGCTATGTAGTCGGGAGATTTTCAATATGATTGAAAACTCCAGCTTTACTGAGGTTTTTGACTTCGGTGGAGGGAAATTGAATATTGTGGGTATTACCTTGGATCAGTCAAATCCATTGGTCAACCAGCGGATCATGGACACCAAAACCAATCCGATTTTTGAGGATATCCGAATAATTGCGATCCTAAGAGATCAAAAAACTATAATTCCCAGGGGTAGTACGATCGTCAGAAATAACGATCACGTTTTCTTTATTTCTACCAAGAAAAATACAGAGAGTATTATCGATGTTTTGGGACAGAAAAAAGTGGATATCAAAAACGTCATGATTATTGGCGGGGATGATATGGCTTTAACGACTGCACTTAGACTGGAAGATCATTTTAGAGTCACTTTAGTCAACCGAGATAAGGAAAGGTGCAAATGGCTAGCGGAAAATTTGAAAAATACGCTGGTGATCAATGGGGATTATAAAAACATCGAGCTTCTGATGGAGGAAGGTTTAGAGCAAATGGATGCATTTCTAGCTTTGACAGAATCTTCAGAAACAAACATTATTACCTCTCTGACAGCTAAAAACCACGGGGTTTATAAAACCATTGCCCACGTTGACACTAGAGAGTATATCCATATTTCCCATAGTATCGGGGTGGATTCATTGATTAATAAGAAGCTTGTTGCGGCAAATGAAATCTCCAGATATCTTAAAAAAGGTACAGTAGATGCCGTTTCGGGGATTTATGGAGTGGATGCAGAGTTTATCCAGTATTCCATTTGTAAAAACAATAGAGTTATAAAGAAACCATTGCGTGAGTTATATTTTCCGGATTCTGCAATCGTAGCTGGAGTAATCAGAGGTGAACAGGTGTTTATCCCTGATGGTGATTTTTTACTTCATTTAGATGATAAGGCCATCGTCTTGGCATTGCCAGAAGCAAAGGTGGCTTTGGAAAAACTTTTTCATTAATAGATGATTCATTTCAAAGAAATCGGGAAGATCATGGGAGCCCTTTTGGTTTTAATAGCCATCATGATGCTTCCTGGAATCGGGTTTTCTATACATTTTGAAGAAGATCCTTGGCCTATTCTGAGCTCTGCAGTGATTACCCTGATCATTGGTACCACTTTATTTTTCTCCTTTTCAAAACAGGATCAAAACATTCGGAAAAGAGAAGGGTATCTCATTGTGACTTTGAGCTGGATTTTTATGGCTGGCTTTGGGATGCTTCCTTTTATTCTAAGCCATGAAATCATCTCGTTTTCTGATGCCTTGTTCGAGACAACCTCAGGAATTACTACCACAGGAGCTTCCATATTAAACGATATTGAAGCCATGCCCAAAGGTTTACTATTCTGGAGAAGTATGCTTCAATGGATTGGTGGCTTAGGTATCATCGTATTGACAGTTGCGATTTTTCCGCTTTTGGGGATTGGTGGGATTGAGCTTTTTGTAGCTGAATCTCCGGGACCAACTTCTGATAAAGTTCACCCCAGAATATCAGAAACAGCGAAGCGTCTTTGGTATGTTTATGTGGGCTTGACCTTCGCAGCAACAATTCTTTATTGGGTTGGGGGAATGACTTTTTATGATGCCATTAATCATGCATTGACCACTTTGGCGACAGGAGGATTCTCTACCAAAAATGCCAGCATGGCTCATTTTGATTCCGCATTTATCCAGTATACCGCAATTGTTTTTATGTTCCTGGCAGGTACCAACTTTACAGTGATCTATTTTGGATTAGTTGGTCAGTTTAGGAAAGTATTAAAAAGTGATGAATTCAAAGCATATGCTTGTGTAGTTCTGGGAATCACTGTTGTCTTGTTTTTTCCAATTTATGCTCAAATTGGAACAGATGCTGAACTCGCTTTCAGGAACTCCATGTTTCAGGTAGTTTCCTTAAT
Above is a window of Algoriphagus machipongonensis DNA encoding:
- a CDS encoding alpha/beta fold hydrolase, which codes for MIWIQRIVKLFATLVLAFVFFLMLLYRNDISSEEIDQKYTTPESHYIEVNGQNVHVRIMGEGDPIFLVHGSFSSLHTWENWQKLLSPYFMTISMDLPGHGLTGPDELQRYSIQDYSHLVLTLAENLGLEKFHVAGNSMGGAVAMQMASTRPDKILSLNLIDASGAPVTSIRKLEETPEDEQYGMIFKLTSNPIFSKVLLKCTPKFLFAMNVKEVYFDETKITESQIERYYELMLREGNRQATLDRIQLPKDYNFDFEVLKMPTLIMWGKEDHWIPVKQAYLIEKAISGSNVVIFDQAGHVPMEEIPTETVKAYLSFLGIEVREDYFSEPNYLTYVH
- a CDS encoding Nramp family divalent metal transporter yields the protein MSISSFFKNLGPGPVIAAAFIGPGTVTVCTLAGVNFDYSLLWALGLSIIATLALQEISGRIGISTGQDLSQLLRGRKSHPLFRVFSMILVLLAIVLGNAAYESGNITGANLGLEIFWKAPTLDFGPFNLQTGNFLIGLIAFILLYLGNYKSLEKILVSMVILMSLAFSITALLTKPEWKSVFAGFIPQWNTAEFLTIVSLIGTTVVPYNLFLYASLANKKWKSTRDISWMRKDIGLSVILGGLVSMAILMVGAANTSEVVNNVLDVSKGLEPIFGSLAKYLMGIGFLAAGLTSSITAPLAAGLVICGIMGWDQDLQSPAMRKSIGLVLLLGLVFASFGIKPVQLITLAQLANGILLPLISAWIIWIGAQEKIMGKFHSSTLQNIFYLAIWLITLTLGLKSIGAVFGIW
- a CDS encoding TrkH family potassium uptake protein, whose product is MIHFKEIGKIMGALLVLIAIMMLPGIGFSIHFEEDPWPILSSAVITLIIGTTLFFSFSKQDQNIRKREGYLIVTLSWIFMAGFGMLPFILSHEIISFSDALFETTSGITTTGASILNDIEAMPKGLLFWRSMLQWIGGLGIIVLTVAIFPLLGIGGIELFVAESPGPTSDKVHPRISETAKRLWYVYVGLTFAATILYWVGGMTFYDAINHALTTLATGGFSTKNASMAHFDSAFIQYTAIVFMFLAGTNFTVIYFGLVGQFRKVLKSDEFKAYACVVLGITVVLFFPIYAQIGTDAELAFRNSMFQVVSLITTTGFVSDDYTQYGQGVTFICFILLFVGASAGSTAGGIKFVRHLTFFKNSYLEFKRLVHPRAIVPLMINGDRVTGRIITHIMNFLLLYLLIFVFGAFVLSIMGYDLPTSLGAVATCLGNVGPAIGDVGPVDNFSFFSPGAKIFLSFIMLLGRLELFTILILFTPFFWRAN
- the rmuC gene encoding DNA recombination protein RmuC, with protein sequence MSTDFILILVIIVQAIALFLLLLKKNGKGEIDLLKNELKQLSEEMEKALAQARRESNENLITQFRLVFDNQRASSRDQSEALKRFGEVFSKNVQEFNSLQKEKFEDLNRRQEDLMKTTELRLEKIRETVDEKLQKTLESRLGQSFEMVSNQLQAVQKGLGEMQSLANGVGDLKRVLSNVKSRGVLGEYQLQAILENVLTPDQYILNAAIGKSGRERVEFAVKMPGNEHQVLLPIDSKFPQESYLRLVDAYEQVNKREIEIARMDLIKAVKKSAADIRDKYIQVPYSTDFAILFLPVESLYAEILREPGLSQQIQQEYKVLVTGPTTLAAILNSLQMGFRTLAIQKRSSEVWQILGAVKSEFGKFEDLIVKTQKKLGEANSELDKLVGARTRAIQRKLKEVQELPEAESTKLLED
- the trkA gene encoding Trk system potassium transporter TrkA; its protein translation is MGMNIVIAGAGDMGYHLAEQLSYDNKDITLIDTDREVLEYVASKLDVLTVQGDSTSFEILQQANVTRASMVLAVTTSEKTNIVTAVLAKQLGAKRVMARVRNHSYLNAENVNYFKNLGIDNLISPTMLCSREIFNMIENSSFTEVFDFGGGKLNIVGITLDQSNPLVNQRIMDTKTNPIFEDIRIIAILRDQKTIIPRGSTIVRNNDHVFFISTKKNTESIIDVLGQKKVDIKNVMIIGGDDMALTTALRLEDHFRVTLVNRDKERCKWLAENLKNTLVINGDYKNIELLMEEGLEQMDAFLALTESSETNIITSLTAKNHGVYKTIAHVDTREYIHISHSIGVDSLINKKLVAANEISRYLKKGTVDAVSGIYGVDAEFIQYSICKNNRVIKKPLRELYFPDSAIVAGVIRGEQVFIPDGDFLLHLDDKAIVLALPEAKVALEKLFH